The genomic region GTTTATTAAATCAAATTAGTTTACATTTAGCATTTTAACATAAGATTCTTAATATAGTTACATAAGATTTAGtatataatgattattttattATCAGTAAGCACTTAAGATCATAAGTTCGATTCCTCTCAAAAAAAATGTTAATGGTATCAAAAAATGTTATGGTATGTAGCTATACCAATCTGTAAATACTTggatgtaaatatttcagattaaaGATAACATGTGTATCGtatgtattgtggtattttaacATCAGTATGAACTATATAGGAAAGTTTCCTTATAACATATTTTCATAAGACAGACTTAATGAGCAATGGAAAATGCATCAGATGATAATTATCAAGAATGACCAATTAGAAGTGAAGAGACCAAATTATTaacataatataaatacagtaaataacacctacacaaacatacactagGACAACCATCATATCAACACAAATACATTTTTacagaataaaatatattaaaatgaagttactttgaaataaaatattttgtctCATTTCATGTATAGGGTGATCTCCTTCCTTGCGGGTAACTCAGCTAGAATGAGGTAAGTACAGAGTaaaatatccttctcactgtggtGCCACATCTTGTAGTTGACTTTTATATAGTCTCTGTTGATTTATAAGATTTGCTCTGCTCTTCTGGCATTTTGCCTTTTGGAGTGAACTCAGTGCTGGATActtgaatacagtagaattgtataaccaacaaatatataataaaaatacagagtggtagcacttactctgaatgttatatgagtagtagatttttttctgacaaatttaaaaattaacttAAATTTGCCAGCACCTGTAtaacatgacagccatcagccaataacagactcctatacacagaaagtgtgcatatgaaaagactgcacaatacaatgtaaataaattggaaagtctcttaaaactggaaCTTGTTAGGTCCTTTACTCCAATATGTCCATTGATATTTAGAATCAGAAAAATACATTTCTGTTATGCATTATCCTCCTGAATGTCTCCACTATTTATATGTTCATCTATgtaattttttggattttatctTTTCATTGTAGTTTTTTAATTATCTACTGATTTTTCAAATGTATATTTTTCCCTTGTTTATGCTTGATTAAACCTATGGGCTCACTTTATTATGGGCCCCAGCATTTTGTGAGCCTAAAATGTTACTTAAGACCTactacttaacctctccaccacttaATCTACCATCCGATGTGATCAGGATAATTGACAGCCCCCACTCAAGAGATTGGTTTGTTCAAAGTTAAATGCAGATAGTTGGTGCCACacctatatttaacaaagatttatttatttattttaagataaacttgtgttgtgtttgcaattgcttGATATCcacgagagcagagtatttttgtatcttttttgaacaaaagatcaaaaggttaatcaataaagacaatttttcacagccttctttactcatatttaccaagggtgccaatattagtggaggacactgtagatagatagatagaataatagatcataaatagatagatgatagatagatagatagatagatagataatagatagataaataataaatagataatagatagatagatagatagatagatagatagatagatactagatagatatttgatagatagatagatagatagatagatagatagatagatagatagatagatgatagatatataataatagatagattgatagatgatagatagattgatagatagatgatagatagatagatagatagatagatagattgatagatagatgatagatagatattagatagatagatagatatttgatagatagattgatagatagatagatagatagatagatagattgatagatgatagatagatagatagatcaatagatagattgatagatagatgatagatacatagatattttatagatagatagatagatagatagatagatagatagatagatagatagatagatagatagataggtcaatagatagatagattgatagatgataaatagatagaatgatagatagatatttgataaatagatagagatagatagatagatagatagatagatagatagatagatagatagatagagagatgattgatagatagataataaatagatagatagatgatagatagatcaatagatagatagatattagataaatagatagatagatagatagatagatagatagatatagatagatagagagatgattgatagatagataataaatagatagatagatgatagatcaatagatagatagatagatattagataaatagatagatagatagatagatcaatagatagatagatatttgatagatagatagatagattggattAAGCCCGACAGATAAAATAATATCAATACGTACACTAGTATAATTATTTGCAATGTCGATAAGCATATATTAGAATTATTTATCACCTAGTTGAAAATGCTTAACATTTGTAATTAAAGTTTTTTAATATAGACTTtagataatatacataatatacaaaatatgacAAATAAGTTATACACAACTTGCAAATATTTTACTATATCAATATCAAAACATTAATAAGAGATAGGTTTGTTTTTTATGACTAAATATCTCATTTACAATTAATTCACTTTTCTTTTTACActtgaaaaacaaaatgaaaaacttTTTCCAATGCATGCTGAAAATCCTTATTTCTAAAGCTATAAATTATTGGATTAATAAGAGGTGTTACTACACCATAAGCTAAAGAGATAATTTCATCCTGCCTAGAAAAGGAATGTGAATTGGGTCGAAGATAAGTACATATTACTGTTCCAAAGAAAATTGTGACAACTATGAGGTGTGAAGTACAGGTAGAGAAGGCTTTTTGTTTCCCGGTTACAGTAGAAATTCTCATTACTGCAGCAATGACAAATATATATGAAATGAAAGTCAAGATTAGAGAACCCACAATCACGCAACCACCAACAAGGAATATCAGTATTTCATTAACATAGGTGTCCTTACAAGAGATATTCAGAAGAGGTGGAATCTCACAAAAGTAGTGCTTAATAATACGGCTATGACAGTAAGGTAATATTGACGTGAATACAGTATGAATCAAAGAATTTATAAATCCAATCATCCAACAAACCAGTGCTAGACAGACACAAAGATGCTGATTCATGATTTTGGTATATAACAGAGGGTGACATATGGCTACATATCTATCATAAGCCATAACACCAAGAAGGACACATTCTGAACTCCCCAATGTAGCAAAGAGAAACATCTGAATAAAGCATCCAGCAAAAGAGATAATTTTCTCCTCTTCCAATAAATTCTTTAGAGTATTCGGGGTGATAGATGTGGTGTACAAAATTTCTATCAGTGCAAGATTAAGTAGAAAGAAGTACATGGGTGTGTGAAGACGACGGTCTGTTCTTATGATAACTAAGACAGTGAAGTTGCCAATAACTGACAGAATGTAGAGGAGAGCTAGCACTATAAAAAGGACCTTCTGCAATTCTGGAGTTGTCTCAAGTCCTAAAAAAATAAATCCTTCCACAAAAGTATTATTGTCAAACATCCCTTCCCGTGATGTAAACACCAAAAGCCTAAAactgtaaaaataatattaataataaaaaacagtattagatGTTTTGCATATATTATATAAAGATTTTCCCCATTGAAATAAATGCAGTGCATTTTAAACTGCATTTTCTATTTGTGGAAATAAAAAGACCCAATAATTGGGAAATACACATCACTTACCTTGGCTAATTTCTAAGCTGGAACCTGGAATTGTCTGAAAAATTAGTGACTTCTTAGATTTTCCTAACATATGGTTTTATCTCATTAAGATACTGATGAGTACTCCAGTAATTATCTTTTTCCATAAGTATATACTTGAAAGGTATATAGTACCTTAACTTCAATTTTAAATATCTCTTAACTCTTTGAAGCCATTTATAAGGAAGTTAATAGTTTCAATatcttttttctaatgtttttctttcttttttgatttGATAAATAATTAGAGACAGCTTTAGTTATATTTTAGGTACGTAAAATTTGGGTCACAACAAAATATATGCTAGTAAATCAGCTATCAAATACATGAAAGGTATACCAAAGTTTGAGTTGCTTACCTTTTCTCTGTTCTCTAGTATGGCAttgcattatattaattaaatcaaataaacagAATCTATAAGATATTCACAAACTGGAATTAACTGTATGTGCAGAGAGGAAATGTAGAGATGAACAAATCATTTTCTTGtatcaaaacataatttataccTTTTGGCTGAAGATAAGGAATGCATTAATAATCCTAAGGGGAACAATTAAATTCAAAGGCATTAACATATATTTAGTAtaactttttaattaaaatatatttatattttgttctttAGATTAGGGAAACAAATCGATATGTCTTTTATCTTTGAAAACATTATACAGAATATTTTGGTAACGTTTCTAAATGCAGATAATGTACACAAGCTTAATCTCACCCTAAGAAAAATTCaaactatttattttaatttaaaaagtgtAATTTTCATGTGCTTGATTTTTGCAatgtgcattaataatatataaaatatgtgcaaagtttataatattgaaaatattgtGCAGTTATTAAACCCTTCATATGCTCGAAAGGGTTCAGAAGACAAAGTTTAAATGAATTCCATCCCTCGCTAGCAACCAAGGAGTTAATCACAGAGAGTAATTGGATGTATAGATAATACAGATAATAATTTCACAAAGGTCCTTCAGTAATTCGGCATGCAAATGTAAGAACAGTTCAATAAAAAGTTATGTCTGTAGCCTAGGTAAATCCAAGAGAACTGGCCTAGCATTGCATCTCACTGTTATGTTTGAGCTTTGTTTGGAGATTGACTTGTGTGGTGTAATTTGAACGTGAAGTTCTGCTTAGTTTTGGGCATGACTACAACTTAGGTACAACTGAGTAGGCAGGAATAATACAGACACATAAGAAATACAACTCTGAAATAAGAATTTACAGGACCTGTACACAGATCAGGAAAAGGGAAACTTTAGAAGTACTtggcagaaaaaaaggaaaaaaggaagtaCTTGGCAGATTTTAAACATAAACAGGACACATAAAACAGTGGTTAGTGACAGGACACTTGCTCTTGGTAGGCTCATTAATTGTGACAGGATACAGGCAGGCTATGTGGCTGTGGCAGGATACAGTTAGGTACTTTATCTGTGATCATGAcacttaaaattaaagggatactgagtgAACTCACATttattctatcatgattcagatagagcatgcaattttaagaaactttctaatttactacaattatattttttttcttttgctatatttatttgaaaaagtaggaatgtaagcttatcagCCAGCCCatgtttagttcagcacctggatagcacttgctgattggtggctgaaccaaaaatgggccggcttgtaagattaaattcctgatttttcaaattaaagatagcataagaacaaaggaaatttggtaatggaagtagattagaaaagttgcttaaaattgcatgctctatttgaatcatgacagaaaaaaattgggttcagtatctctctAAGCTGTAACTAAAATCTTGCAAGCTCTAAACAAGACAACAGATTTGCACCCAGAAGTCTGTGAACCTCAGCTGGGTTGGACAAAGGCCCAGGCTGGGTTAGACAATGGCCCACACCTGGGTTAAACTATATGTCCACACCAAGTCTAGGGAGAGATCCACAGCAGCGAGGTCAGACAGGTATAGGTCAATAACCTCCAGACAAACTCAGTACAGAATCAGGCAGACATAAGGTAAGTTAAAGCTAGGCAAAAGGTTTAAAATACCAGAGAAAACATTCCACCATGCACCACAACTAAAGTGAAATCCAAAAACTGAAAGGGTAGGGAAACCCTGGGAAAAGGCCAGGAGATCAGTCAGCtagttaaaaaaaatgcactactTGAAGCTACCTGAATGCATTGGGAAGCCAATAACATGggacaaaatatatatgtatagcctCGAATCagcagctcccgagcctacctagataaacttttcaacaaaggattccaacagaacaaaacacatttgataatagaagtaaatttgaaagttgtttaatatcacaagctctatctgaatcgtgaaagagaaaATTGGGGTTCATATCTTTTTAAATAGTCCCAGGCTGAATAGATAACTAATTGTAGCTGTCAGCCAGGTGGATCCAGAGAGCCAGTCAGTGCAGGCAGAAAATATCAAACTGAACCAAAGCCCTTCAGTGGCCTAAAGGAAAGCAACAGATCCAAGAACACAGAGACCCAGCTTCAAAGGTATGAAACCCATAGCTTTATCAATTTATGTAGGGATTTGTTTCCAATTGTATTAATAGTGATGGGGCAAGGTAAAATGTATGGATGTTGCTAAGTAACCAATCTGTTAAGTGCCAATTTTGTAATTTTGTCATGTATTATAATAATGGTCTTATTTGAATGCTCTTGCTTTATGCATATCTGGATTAAAAACATTTTGAGAGACTTTTTGTTAAATCTACTACACTTAcgcaattaaaaaaagttacaaaacaatGCAGAGCTGCCTGTCCCCCTTGTCACATCTATCTGTTAGCATGCTAAAGAAAAAGCCATGCAATCTACTAGATGCCTTGCCATGCTAAAACCTTCTTTTCCTACTATTCCTCAAATTCTGTCATAATGGATATGCCCTCAAATACCAGGACTTAATAGATTTGGgataatactttaaaacatttggACAACCCCTAGCTACCTATTTCAGAAAAGTGTTTTGAATGAATGAGGGTCACCAATTTACTAATTCTATCCTTTTGACATTTCTACCAAAACCTGACAaaacatccaatcatttttttattattttaggtccATATTACTACTAAattcaaatattaaaatgttaCCCAAGATTTTAGATAATTATTTAAACAGGGTCCTATAATTATATAAACAGGGTCCTTGATGGGATAATTGATCAAATCAGGTAGGTAAAATTGATCAACTTATGAAGGCTTTATTTCTGAAAGAGAAGCCTTAGATAGCACTACCAAACTATAACAAACCATCCATTATGCTAAAATACAAAATGTCCTCCTTGTTTTAATTTTCACAGGTGCATTAAATGCTTGTGATCGGGTAAAATGTAATATCATTGCAAGCTAATCTCTCCAAATTTTGTTTCAGCCTTAAACTGGTCAAATAAATTGTTCAACCTTTAACCTAAATTCCTAAAGAATTTAaattactatttatttttatttatttatatatttatttgctatttccctctgtcaaaaaaaaaaaatatgtttaaaaatttaaaaagacattcactgatgtagttttgcttattgtgGTTACTAAACTATTTTTTTAAC from Bombina bombina isolate aBomBom1 chromosome 2, aBomBom1.pri, whole genome shotgun sequence harbors:
- the LOC128647085 gene encoding olfactory receptor 8H1-like codes for the protein MFDNNTFVEGFIFLGLETTPELQKVLFIVLALLYILSVIGNFTVLVIIRTDRRLHTPMYFFLLNLALIEILYTTSITPNTLKNLLEEEKIISFAGCFIQMFLFATLGSSECVLLGVMAYDRYVAICHPLLYTKIMNQHLCVCLALVCWMIGFINSLIHTVFTSILPYCHSRIIKHYFCEIPPLLNISCKDTYVNEILIFLVGGCVIVGSLILTFISYIFVIAAVMRISTVTGKQKAFSTCTSHLIVVTIFFGTVICTYLRPNSHSFSRQDEIISLAYGVVTPLINPIIYSFRNKDFQHALEKVFHFVFQV